The sequence AATGGAAGAGGTCTGAGCTGCTCCAGCCTCTCAGCTTCAGGCTCAACTCCACGTGGAGGAAATGTCCCAGCCCACTGCACTCATAGATCTAGCAGTGCTGGGGCATCTGGGCCGGTTAAGGATACTCAGGCCAAGCCCCAAGGAGACTTGTGTGTCACTGCCAAGCCTGAGGCTTCATGCCCCAACATTTGGATGGCCTTTTCACTCCAGCTGTGGCACCAGTCTCTGTAACTGGCCCCTTTTGTCCTCTGTGACATCAGGAGGGGCCAAGAAGTATAGCCTGTGCCCAGTTCCACCAGGGGCCCAAGTAACCAATTCCCAGAGAGCTGTCTCTTCACCTCTGATGCTTTCAGAATACACACCATGCAAAACATATGCCCCTGCTGTTTAACCAAGCCCAGGCACACCTGGCTGGCCAGCCCAGAGCGTGAGAGCCAGCATGTCTTCACCTGCTGGGTCATCGTTACAGAGTTGTGGCtatggggctggaggtggggccaggaggTCTATAAGAGTGTGTGTTGAGGGGCAGGGCAGGATCGGGCTCGTACACCAAGGGACAATGATGTCAGTGTTATGACACAGACCAAGGACAAAACACACAAAGCCTCAAATGTTAgaatgaaaacttttatcatcacTCCTGTTATCCACGTGGAGCCTGTGGGGGCTAAAGGGCACGCCACTGGGATCCGAAAAGGGTCTATATCTGCTTTATCAGCCCTCAAAGCCATACATTGGGGTGACCCAAAATAAAGCTACTGGTTAGTCTAGTTCCTGAGCAGACCTGCTAATAAACCTCAAAAACACAAAAGTCTAATTCACTAgccagaaatgaaagcaggaccTGTCTgagtgggaaggggagagggcagCACAGGTTGACCCAGTTGGAGTTGTACCAGTCTCCTCTGGAGGGGTAGTTACTCCTTGAGTGGGGGGAGGGGTAGCCAGGCCCCATTCAAAAACCCCACACCTTAGGGGAGGTGATGCCAGGAGAGGGGAAGCATATGAGCCCGGGGCTTAGTTCCTGGGAAAGCACCAACCTCCAAAATCACTCAGGCAAGGACAGACACTTAGGTGTACTATCTGTTAAAGGGGGGGGAAAAGGCaagagagcccagaaagaaacctgGAGGCTGTGGGGGGACCCAGAAAGGAGCTCTTGCTATCCCcgtctggggtccctgagctgggTAAAACTCCAAGTCATCCAGGGAGGAGCTGGGCATGGTGGGCAGGAAGCACCTGCTGGCCTCTCCCAAAAGCAGGGGTCTCAGAGCAACCGCCACTCCTGTTCCcctccacagaaaaccctctCCGGGGAGGCCCAGGCTAGCCTACAGGCCACTGGGTAAAGGCCCGGCTGCCCTCTGGGGCAGTCCAGCCCTGCCTCAGATATCCCGGCGGGGCTGGGCAGAAGAGAGCGTtgctggagtgtgctgggcccagGTTTTCGAGGGCTGGGAACGATTTTTTTAGAGAAAGGGAAAAGGCGGTGTCAGGAACCGAATGGGACGACCTCCACAAAGCAGGCTGGGCAAAGTCCCATGATGGCAGGTCGCTAGGAAGAGATTCCAGGGGCGGCAGGCCGCTGCTGCTCCCAACCCACACCTGGAAAAAGGGCAGAGAGTGCAGGTTACCCCCCCAGGCCACCGGGCACGCCCCCACTGCCCTCTGGGCTCCTCCTACTCTGCCGGGCTGCTCAGCACACTACCTGGGAGAGTCAGAATGTGCTCCGTGATGAGAGaatcagagacagacagagagaaggcagcgAGGCACAGACGGATCCCAGCAGGCCCACCCCTGGGTCGCTGTCCTCGAGGGAGGCCACCTAGCCTGGCGTCTGTGAACACGGTCCACGCCTGGCCCCTGGGGGCTCTTTGCCCTACCTGCAGCACGTCCATCCCTCCCTAGAGGTCTCTCTGAACCCTCCTTCCTTGCCACCAACAGGATAAAGAGAAGAAGGCTACCCTACCAGAGGTTGCAGTAAGCACCCCACAACTCTATCTCCCCCTCAGATGGCAGGAACttggcatgggagaggggaaataATCAAGGAGAAAACAAAGGCGTGCTTTCCATCCACACAGGAATGCTCAGTGGCCAGGAGAGGAAACTCAATTTTCTGGGCACCACAGATATTGTTCAAGCAGACAAACCAAGGGTGAGAATCTTGCCCAGCCTTCCCTACCTGCTGCTACAAAAAGAGCTCACAAGGAAAGGAAACCACCTTGCTCTCCGGTCCTCAGAAGCCCTGGCTGTTTGCACACGTGGCTCAGGATGGGTTAAACAAGTGCCAGTGCTCAGAGATGAGACCACCCACTCCTACCTCCTtcatctccccctccctcccgccGCTGCCTCCTGCCCTAAGCTGAGGGGACCCAGGAGCTCCAACTCAAGTCAGGGTGCCTGGCAGACAAGGGGCAGAGTTGTTGACTGGACCACCAGGAGCCCTTTACAAACCCTTCCCTCCCCGCAGTGGCCCCTGCAAACTGCTGGGAACCAGAAGCCGGGCCCAGTGGAGTGCCAGTGCCCCCAGGACGACACTTGTGCAATGTGGCCCACCATCCAAGGAGCTGGCAAACACCAGGAGAGGAAAGCCAAGCAACAGAGTGAAGACAGAGACGGGGTGGGAACCAGGACCCAGCAACCAGGAAGGAGGGGACATCAGCGGTTGGGGGGAGAGGGCCAGGGGGAAGAACAAAGGAGGAGAGCAGACGGAGGGTGGAGGGACAGAGGGGGAGGTGTGCAAAGCGGTGGTCAGTCAGCCGGCCCAGCACACACATCAGCTGGCGCATGGCCACGGCTGTGAGAACAGAAGCATTCTCTTTCAGCCCATCTctgccctggcccagcccctaCCTGACACTTGTGAGGCCGCTCAGAGGTGTGCACCTGCTTGATATGTCCGTTCAAGTGATCGGGCCTGGAAGAAAGAGAACCAAgagagactttaaaacaagacCTCAAAAGATGGGGCTACAAACTTggccaccccccccacacacacacacatacactgctGAAAAggactctctctccccacccagcatGACAAAGACCAAGCCACCACCCAGCTCTGGTTCCACAGGCCCAGGCCTCTCTGCCCTGGTTTTCTCTAGAGGGGGAAAGGAAGTGAGCATTTGTCTCTGACCTTGCCCACCCAACCCCTCCACCAGAAACTCAATGATTTTTAGGACCCGAGGAGGTGGCTTTAGAATGAGACAGGGCTGCCTTGCTGCAGCCTTTCTGGGAAGGAGTATGTGAGATTCATTGTCCAGACTAAAGCCCCTTAGAAACTCAgcattcccctcccccagcctctcccGCCAGGGCAGCCAATGAATGCCACCCGGATGGAATCCAGTCCCCAGAGGCCAAGGGATGGAGCCTTAAAGCCTCAGCTGGGCTGGTAAACCAGATGCCCGCCAGAGCAGGTGGGCAGGGGCTGCCTGACCGGTAAGACTAGTTCCTAGTTGGGGCCCCTCTGAGGGAGTTCTCCATCCCTAGGTTCACACACACAACGTCCTCAGTATCCAGGCAAGTTAAAACCAGCCTTTTCTTCTGAATATTCTcttaagaggaaaaataaaaaaccctCTGCTCCCAGACAAGTGCTTAGTTCCCGATCAGGCTCACTAAAAAGCAAATCTAACAAGGCATCCTGCTTCCGATTTCTCTCTGTCCTGAGAACATAAAGGGATCTGTGGGTTCACTTAGGCTCTGGAGCCACCAGGTCAGAGCAGATCAAAGATTTCAGTGTTAAGAAAAGACTCTGGGTGCCCTGTGATTCTGGGGCTGTGAGGGGCAAACCTGAGTCTACTGATAGGGCTGGTGCTCTGTGCTGGGGGATTTGGAGGCACGGGAGTGTAAAGAGTCCCAGACGCACTTGTTTCAGGCCCTCCCTCGGCAGCCATTCAAGCGGGGAAAGTCGCTGGAGGAGCCCAGCCTCCCGCCCCCAGAGGGGGCCCCACGCCTGGTGCCGGAACACAAAGGGAGCCCATGGAGAAGAATAGTGAGGCCCGGTGGCCGTGGCTACTGAGGAATCTGGCCCCTTCTCACAAGGCCCCAAGGAAGAGAGACAGTAGGGCACACCTAGTGCCGGAGAACTTCCCTGAGGAAAGAGAAAGCAGCTCTAGGCTACACCATCTCAAAATCACGGCCATTAAAACATTCTTCCCAAAACCTGACATGGCCCTGTAAGGTCAAGCGACCCCCACATGTCCCACACCCCCAGATCTTGGCCAAGAGCTGTCCCACGAGCCAGGAATGGGACAGGTCATGGGAGGGGCACCATTCCTCACCTGGAGAAGCCTTTCCCACAGCTTTGGCAGATGTAGGGCTTGCCCACGGACCCATCATGGGACCGCACATGGTAGGACATGCGATCTTTTCTCTTGAACCGCAGCCCACACACAGGGCAGGAATAGGGCTTCTCCCCGGAGTGGGAAAGCTTGTGCCGATTGAGATGGTACACATCACGGAAGATCTTGCCGCAGATCTCACATGCCACCTGCTTCCTGGTCCGGCTCCTCTTTCGGGGGCCATCGGGGTCCTCAGAAATGGGTAGCCCATTCTCACCCAGCCTTGGAGGAGGAAGGTCGATGTAGCCCAGCTGGAGGCTGGTGACACCATGCTGGGCCTCGTGCTGCCGGAGCCTGTTGGCATCAGTGAACACCTTCCCACACAGGCCACACGGAAGGATGCCTGCCTCCCTCAGGCCCCCTGGGGACCCGAACATTGAGTCCAGCAGGTTGGCCTTCCTTGGACGGCCCCGACCTCGCTTGCCAGTCAGGGGAGGGGCACTGGATGCCACACTGGGGAATGGGGAAGTCAGCAGTTGGGGGGATAGGGGTCCAGCCACCATGGGCAAGCGGTCCACCCCAGGTAACACAGGCAGGGAGGCTTGGCCCGCAATGGCTGCACCAGCCGCCCGGGCTGCCTCCTCCTCGGGCTGCATGCTGCCTGCGATGCCATTGCTGTTGGCTGCCAAGGCTGCCCCGTTGGTCATGTCCAAAGGGAAGCCCAAGTCGGAGGTCCCAGGGGGACGAAAGAGCATGATGTCGGCCCGGGCAGGGGGCACCAGGATCTGCACATTGGACTGTTTGATGACTTCCTGGCAGATCTCAATGACCGACCTCATCAGCAGGAACTTGGCGGCCGTCATGAGCTCAGGGAAGCTCTCCAGGCGAACCACGATGCGGGAAGTGTAGGCAAAGTCCAGGATGTCTCCGAACACCTTGGAGCTGATGGTGTGCATCTCCAGCTCCCGGCTGCCCCCAGCCCCGCCGCCCGGGGCTGCCGCTGCGCCCCCCACGTCAGCAG is a genomic window of Diceros bicornis minor isolate mBicDic1 chromosome 35, mDicBic1.mat.cur, whole genome shotgun sequence containing:
- the PATZ1 gene encoding POZ-, AT hook-, and zinc finger-containing protein 1 isoform X3; amino-acid sequence: MERVNDASCGPSGCYTYQVSRHSTEMLHNLNQQRKNGGRFCDVLLRVGDESFPAHRAVLAACSEYFESVFSAQLGDGGAADGGPADVGGAAAAPGGGAGGSRELEMHTISSKVFGDILDFAYTSRIVVRLESFPELMTAAKFLLMRSVIEICQEVIKQSNVQILVPPARADIMLFRPPGTSDLGFPLDMTNGAALAANSNGIAGSMQPEEEAARAAGAAIAGQASLPVLPGVDRLPMVAGPLSPQLLTSPFPSVASSAPPLTGKRGRGRPRKANLLDSMFGSPGGLREAGILPCGLCGKVFTDANRLRQHEAQHGVTSLQLGYIDLPPPRLGENGLPISEDPDGPRKRSRTRKQVACEICGKIFRDVYHLNRHKLSHSGEKPYSCPVCGLRFKRKDRMSYHVRSHDGSVGKPYICQSCGKGFSRPDHLNGHIKQVHTSERPHKCQTCNASFATRDRLRSHLACHEDKVPCQVCGKYLRAAYMADHLKKHSEGPSNFCSICNRGQKCSHQDPIESSDSYGDLSDASDLKTPEKQSTNGSFSCDMAVPKNKMESDGEKKYPCPECGSFFRSKSYLNKHIQKVHVRALGGPLGDLGPALSSPFSPQQNMSLLESFGFQIVQSAFASSLVDPEVDQQPMGPEGK
- the PATZ1 gene encoding POZ-, AT hook-, and zinc finger-containing protein 1 isoform X5 gives rise to the protein MERVNDASCGPSGCYTYQVSRHSTEMLHNLNQQRKNGGRFCDVLLRVGDESFPAHRAVLAACSEYFESVFSAQLGDGGAADGGPADVGGAAAAPGGGAGGSRELEMHTISSKVFGDILDFAYTSRIVVRLESFPELMTAAKFLLMRSVIEICQEVIKQSNVQILVPPARADIMLFRPPGTSDLGFPLDMTNGAALAANSNGIAGSMQPEEEAARAAGAAIAGQASLPVLPGVDRLPMVAGPLSPQLLTSPFPSVASSAPPLTGKRGRGRPRKANLLDSMFGSPGGLREAGILPCGLCGKVFTDANRLRQHEAQHGVTSLQLGYIDLPPPRLGENGLPISEDPDGPRKRSRTRKQVACEICGKIFRDVYHLNRHKLSHSGEKPYSCPVCGLRFKRKDRMSYHVRSHDGSVGKPYICQSCGKGFSRPDHLNGHIKQVHTSERPHKCQVWVGSSSGLPPLESLPSDLPSWDFAQPALWRSSHSVPDTAFSLSLKKSFPALENLGPAHSSNALFCPAPPGYLRQGWTAPEGSRAFTQWPVG
- the PATZ1 gene encoding POZ-, AT hook-, and zinc finger-containing protein 1 isoform X1 codes for the protein MERVNDASCGPSGCYTYQVSRHSTEMLHNLNQQRKNGGRFCDVLLRVGDESFPAHRAVLAACSEYFESVFSAQLGDGGAADGGPADVGGAAAAPGGGAGGSRELEMHTISSKVFGDILDFAYTSRIVVRLESFPELMTAAKFLLMRSVIEICQEVIKQSNVQILVPPARADIMLFRPPGTSDLGFPLDMTNGAALAANSNGIAGSMQPEEEAARAAGAAIAGQASLPVLPGVDRLPMVAGPLSPQLLTSPFPSVASSAPPLTGKRGRGRPRKANLLDSMFGSPGGLREAGILPCGLCGKVFTDANRLRQHEAQHGVTSLQLGYIDLPPPRLGENGLPISEDPDGPRKRSRTRKQVACEICGKIFRDVYHLNRHKLSHSGEKPYSCPVCGLRFKRKDRMSYHVRSHDGSVGKPYICQSCGKGFSRPDHLNGHIKQVHTSERPHKCQTCNASFATRDRLRSHLACHEDKVPCQVCGKYLRAAYMADHLKKHSEGPSNFCSICNRGFSSASYLKVHVKTHHGVPLPQVSRHQEPIPNGGAAFHCARTYGNKEGQKCSHQDPIESSDSYGDLSDASDLKTPEKQSTNGSFSCDMAVPKNKMESDGEKKYPCPECGSFFRSKSYLNKHIQKVHVRALGGPLGDLGPALSSPFSPQQNMSLLESFGFQIVQSAFASSLVDPEVDQQPMGPEGK
- the PATZ1 gene encoding POZ-, AT hook-, and zinc finger-containing protein 1 isoform X2; protein product: MERVNDASCGPSGCYTYQVSRHSTEMLHNLNQQRKNGGRFCDVLLRVGDESFPAHRAVLAACSEYFESVFSAQLGDGGAADGGPADVGGAAAAPGGGAGGSRELEMHTISSKVFGDILDFAYTSRIVVRLESFPELMTAAKFLLMRSVIEICQEVIKQSNVQILVPPARADIMLFRPPGTSDLGFPLDMTNGAALAANSNGIAGSMQPEEEAARAAGAAIAGQASLPVLPGVDRLPMVAGPLSPQLLTSPFPSVASSAPPLTGKRGRGRPRKANLLDSMFGSPGGLREAGILPCGLCGKVFTDANRLRQHEAQHGVTSLQLGYIDLPPPRLGENGLPISEDPDGPRKRSRTRKQVACEICGKIFRDVYHLNRHKLSHSGEKPYSCPVCGLRFKRKDRMSYHVRSHDGSVGKPYICQSCGKGFSRPDHLNGHIKQVHTSERPHKCQTCNASFATRDRLRSHLACHEDKVPCQVCGKYLRAAYMADHLKKHSEGPSNFCSICNREGQKCSHQDPIESSDSYGDLSDASDLKTPEKQSTNGSFSCDMAVPKNKMESDGEKKYPCPECGSFFRSKSYLNKHIQKVHVRALGGPLGDLGPALSSPFSPQQNMSLLESFGFQIVQSAFASSLVDPEVDQQPMGPEGK
- the PATZ1 gene encoding POZ-, AT hook-, and zinc finger-containing protein 1 isoform X4, encoding MERVNDASCGPSGCYTYQVSRHSTEMLHNLNQQRKNGGRFCDVLLRVGDESFPAHRAVLAACSEYFESVFSAQLGDGGAADGGPADVGGAAAAPGGGAGGSRELEMHTISSKVFGDILDFAYTSRIVVRLESFPELMTAAKFLLMRSVIEICQEVIKQSNVQILVPPARADIMLFRPPGTSDLGFPLDMTNGAALAANSNGIAGSMQPEEEAARAAGAAIAGQASLPVLPGVDRLPMVAGPLSPQLLTSPFPSVASSAPPLTGKRGRGRPRKANLLDSMFGSPGGLREAGILPCGLCGKVFTDANRLRQHEAQHGVTSLQLGYIDLPPPRLGENGLPISEDPDGPRKRSRTRKQVACEICGKIFRDVYHLNRHKLSHSGEKPYSCPVCGLRFKRKDRMSYHVRSHDGSVGKPYICQSCGKGFSRPDHLNGHIKQVHTSERPHKCQTCNASFATRDRLRSHLACHEDKVPCQVCGKYLRAAYMADHLKKHSEGPSNFCSICNRGLQAPGAHPEWGSSVPLRQDLWQQRRPEMLTSGSD